One Xiphophorus hellerii strain 12219 chromosome 24, Xiphophorus_hellerii-4.1, whole genome shotgun sequence DNA window includes the following coding sequences:
- the LOC116715769 gene encoding OX-2 membrane glycoprotein-like isoform X2 produces MEDMCLILCLFTLGGSFHKGLAVLIQTQQTVLAAVGEDAPLSCWLLETKDVQQVTWQKVLEKTERSIGSYSQYFGETVNPGFKDKVQFTEAGLQKNSIVIRNVTEQDAGCYLCLFNTYLDGALIAATCLEVYELHGPFIDISRSNSPPGSVVTCSATGRPVPMVTLTVLHQNLSFSHYNTSTETNTNGTVTVTTKVLLSDLSSTQVGCSVSVDSAAPRELLVTVPEVKDSSDDGLNNQSESDFRGFRWPLIVVFLMFLICICVQFRRISQIRNVKASENATDNQNLDNPPVSTKDVRLRTSERQKQNSESNSSQ; encoded by the exons ATGGAGGACATGTGtctaattttgtgtctttttaccCTCGGAGGATCATTTCACAAAG gtttagcAGTTTTGATCCAAACCCAGCAGACGGTGTTGGCAGCAGTAGGAGAAGATGCTCCTCTCAGCTGTTGGCTCCTGGAAACTAAAGACGTCCAGCAGGTCACCTGGCAGAAAGTGTTGGAGAAAACAGAGAGGAGTATTGGTTCCTACAGCCAGTATTTTGGTGAAACAGTGAATCCTGGATTTAAAGATAAAGTTCAGTTTACAGAAGCTGGACTGCAGAAGAACTCTATAGTTATCAGGAACGTTACAGAGCAGGATGCAGGATGTTATCTCTGTCTGTTCAACACCTACCTTGATGGAGCTCTGATAGCTGCAACCTGCCTGGAGGTTTATG AGCTGCATGGACCCTTCATTGACATCAGCAGGTCAAACTCTCCTCCAGGGTCGGTTGTGACCTGTTCAGCCACAGGTCGGCCTGTTCCCATGGTAACACTGACTGTTCTCCATCAGAACCTCAGCTTCTCCCACTACAACACCAGTACAGAGACCAACACCAACGGTACCGTCACCGTCACCACTAAAGTTCTGCTCTCAGATCTCAGCAGCACACAGGTTGGATGTTCAGTGTCAGTGGACTCTGCTGCTCCCAGAGAGCTGCTGGTCACCGTTCCTGAGGTCAAAGATTCGTCTGATGATG GTTTGAATAACCAATCGGAGTCAGATTTCAGAGGTTTCA GATGGCCTCTGATTGTTGTATTCCTGATGTTCCTGATCTGTATTTGTGTTCAATTCAGAAGAATATCTCAGATCAG GAATGTGAAAGCTTCAGAGAACGCCACAGACAATCAGAA tctgGACAACCCACCAGTGTCGACCAAAGACGTCAGACTACGAACATCAGAgaggcagaaacaaaacagcGAGTCCAATTCATCACAATAA
- the LOC116715769 gene encoding OX-2 membrane glycoprotein-like isoform X1 yields MEEMCLILCLFTLGGSFQEGLAVLIQTQQTVLAAVGEDAPLSCRLLETKDVQQVTWQKVLEKTERNIGSYSQYFGETVNPGFKDKVQFTEAGLQKNSIVIRNVTEQDAGCYLCLFNIYPDGALIAATCLEVYELHGPFIDISRSNSPPGLDVTCSATGRPVPMVTLTVLHQNLIFSHYNTSTETNTNGTVTVTTKVLLSDLSSTQVGCSVSVDSAAPRELLVTVPEVKDSSDDGEELLEVQCLTDIFTSINLFNFVTVQPHTFVLTNQWEHNYEETIFPTNKNLKEVIRICFKYLVSIFGRIPSSLHFYVTNLSTDILETRIFV; encoded by the exons ATGGaggaaatgtgtttaattttgtgtctttttaccCTCGGAGGATCATTTCAGGAAG gtttagcAGTTTTGATCCAAACCCAGCAGACGGTGTTGGCAGCAGTAGGAGAAGATGCTCCTCTCAGCTGTCGGCTCCTGGAAACTAAAGACGTCCAGCAGGTCACCTGGCAGAAAGTGTTGGAGAAAACAGAGAGGAATATTGGTTCCTACAGCCAGTATTTTGGTGAAACAGTGAATCCTGGATTTAAAGATAAAGTTCAGTTTACAGAAGCTGGACTGCAGAAGAACTCTATAGTTATCAGGAACGTTACAGAGCAGGATGCAGGATGTTATCTCTGTCTGTTCAACATCTACCCTGATGGAGCTCTGATAGCTGCAACCTGCCTGGAGGTTTATG AGCTGCATGGACCCTTCATTGACATCAGCAGGTCAAACTCTCCTCCAGGGTTGGATGTGACCTGTTCAGCCACAGGTCGACCTGTTCCCATGGTAACACTGACTGTTCTCCATCAGAACCTCATCTTCTCCCACTACAACACCAGTACAGAGACCAACACTAACGGTACCGTCACCGTCACCACTAAAGTTCTGCTCTCAGATCTCAGCAGCACACAGGTTGGATGTTCAGTGTCAGTGGACTCTGCTGCTCCCAGAGAGCTGCTGGTCACCGTTCCTGAGGTCAAAGATTCGTCTGATGATGGTGAGGAACTCTTAGAGGTTCAGTGCCTCACAGATATATTCACATCCATCAATCTTTTCAATTTTGTCACAGTGCAACCACACACTTTTGTATTGACCAACCAGTGGGAGCATAATTATGAAGAGACCATATttccaacaaataaaaacctgaaagaaGTGATACGCATTTGTTTTAAGTATCTTGTGTCAATATTTGGTAGAATTCCCTCcagtttgcatttttatgttacTAATCTCTCTACCGACATTTTAGAGACCAGAATATTTGTATGA
- the LOC116715770 gene encoding uncharacterized protein LOC116715770 has product MPFEIKHPVILCKNMHVATLILRYIHHLLGHAGRSHMLSRLRRKYWIISANSAARKILSDCVTCRRNRGKLLEQKMADLPQERVKPDKPPFLDVCVDYFGPIDVKRGRSLLKRYGVLFTCPTSRAVHLEVAHTLDTDSCINAIRRFICRRGPVSSIRSDHGTNFVGANRELKEGLAALNQSKIQKALVQDGINWHFNIPAASHHGGIWERLIRSVKSVLTSVLKQQVLDDETLQTVFCEAEAILNDRPITLVSDDPNDLEALTPNHILMLKNQPVLPPGLFQKQDLYLKRRWKQVQYMAELFWKRWITEYLPLLHERQKWMRQKRNISPGDIVLIADATAPRGCWQMGRVLAVKADGGGLVRSVQLQTKTSVLERPVTKLCLLLEASAD; this is encoded by the coding sequence ATGCCATTTGAAATTAAGCATCCAGTAATTCTGTGTAAAAACATGCACGTGGCAACGTTAATTCTGCGTTACATTCACCATCTGCTTGGTCATGCAGGAAGGAGCCACATGTTGTCCAGGCTGCGTCGGAAATACTGGATAATCAGCGCAAACTCTGCTGCCAGAAAGATCCTGTCTGACTGTGTCACCTGCAGAAGAAATAGAGGAAAGCTTCTAGAACAAAAAATGGCCGACTTGCCCCAGGAAAGGGTAAAACCAGACAAACCTCCATTCTTAGATGTATGTGTTGATTATTTTGGCCCCATTGATGTTAAGAGAGGCAGAAGTCTTCTCAAACGTTATGGAGTCTTATTTACTTGCCCAACTAGTCGTGCCGTCCATTTGGAAGTGGCTCATACCCTTGATACTGATTCTTGCATTAATGCAATCAGAAGATTCATCTGCAGGCGTGGTCCAGTCTCTTCTATCAGATCAGATCATGGCACAAATTTTGTGGGAGCCAATAGAGAGCTAAAAGAAGGTCTGGCTGCATTAAATCAGAGTAAAATCCAAAAGGCTCTGGTCCAAGATGGCATAAATTGGCATTTTAATATACCTGCAGCTTCACATCATGGTGGCATCTGGGAACGTTTGATTCGTTCAGTCAAGAGTGTACTCACctcagttttaaaacagcaggTTTTAGATGATGAAACTCTgcaaactgttttctgtgagGCTGAAGCCATTTTGAATGACAGACCCATCACTTTGGTCTCTGATGATCCAAACGATTTAGAAGCCCTCACACCAAATCACATCCTGATGTTAAAGAACCAACCTGTTCTGCCACCTGGACTGTTTCAGAAACAAGACCTGTACCTCAAACGCAGATGGAAGCAAGTACAGTATATGGCTGAACTCTTTTGGAAAAGATGGATCACTGAGTATCTGCCCTTACTgcatgaaagacaaaaatggatgagacagaaaagaaacatttctcctGGAGACATTGTCCTGATCGCAGATGCTACTGCACCTCGAGGATGTTGGCAGATGGGGAGAGTCCTGGCAGTCAAAGCTGATGGAGGAGGACTGGTTCGTTCAGTGCAACTGCAGACCAAAACCAGTGTGTTGGAGAGGCCAGTGACGAAGCTCTGTCTGCTCCTGGAGGCATCTGCAGACTAA
- the LOC116715769 gene encoding OX-2 membrane glycoprotein-like isoform X4 — protein MEEMCLILCLFTLGGSFQEGLAVLIQTQQTVLAAVGEDAPLSCRLLETKDVQQVTWQKVLEKTERNIGSYSQYFGETVNPGFKDKVQFTEAGLQKNSIVIRNVTEQDAGCYLCLFNIYPDGALIAATCLEVYELHGPFIDISRSNSPPGLDVTCSATGRPVPMVTLTVLHQNLIFSHYNTSTETNTNGTVTVTTKVLLSDLSSTQVGCSVSVDSAAPRELLVTVPEVKDSSDDGWPLIVVFLMFLICICVQFRRISQIRNVKASENATDNQNLDNPPVSTKDVRLRTSERQKQNSESNSSQ, from the exons ATGGaggaaatgtgtttaattttgtgtctttttaccCTCGGAGGATCATTTCAGGAAG gtttagcAGTTTTGATCCAAACCCAGCAGACGGTGTTGGCAGCAGTAGGAGAAGATGCTCCTCTCAGCTGTCGGCTCCTGGAAACTAAAGACGTCCAGCAGGTCACCTGGCAGAAAGTGTTGGAGAAAACAGAGAGGAATATTGGTTCCTACAGCCAGTATTTTGGTGAAACAGTGAATCCTGGATTTAAAGATAAAGTTCAGTTTACAGAAGCTGGACTGCAGAAGAACTCTATAGTTATCAGGAACGTTACAGAGCAGGATGCAGGATGTTATCTCTGTCTGTTCAACATCTACCCTGATGGAGCTCTGATAGCTGCAACCTGCCTGGAGGTTTATG AGCTGCATGGACCCTTCATTGACATCAGCAGGTCAAACTCTCCTCCAGGGTTGGATGTGACCTGTTCAGCCACAGGTCGACCTGTTCCCATGGTAACACTGACTGTTCTCCATCAGAACCTCATCTTCTCCCACTACAACACCAGTACAGAGACCAACACTAACGGTACCGTCACCGTCACCACTAAAGTTCTGCTCTCAGATCTCAGCAGCACACAGGTTGGATGTTCAGTGTCAGTGGACTCTGCTGCTCCCAGAGAGCTGCTGGTCACCGTTCCTGAGGTCAAAGATTCGTCTGATGATG GATGGCCTCTGATTGTTGTATTCCTGATGTTCCTGATCTGTATTTGTGTTCAATTCAGAAGAATATCTCAGATCAG GAATGTGAAAGCTTCAGAGAACGCCACAGACAATCAGAA tctgGACAACCCACCAGTGTCGACCAAAGACGTCAGACTACGAACATCAGAgaggcagaaacaaaacagcGAGTCCAATTCATCACAATAA
- the LOC116715769 gene encoding OX-2 membrane glycoprotein-like isoform X3: MEEMCLILCLFTLGGSFQEGLAVLIQTQQTVLAAVGEDAPLSCRLLETKDVQQVTWQKVLEKTERNIGSYSQYFGETVNPGFKDKVQFTEAGLQKNSIVIRNVTEQDAGCYLCLFNIYPDGALIAATCLEVYELHGPFIDISRSNSPPGLDVTCSATGRPVPMVTLTVLHQNLIFSHYNTSTETNTNGTVTVTTKVLLSDLSSTQVGCSVSVDSAAPRELLVTVPEVKDSSDDGLNNQSESDFRGFRWPLIVVFLMFLICICVQFRRISQIRNVKASENATDNQNLDNPPVSTKDVRLRTSERQKQNSESNSSQ, encoded by the exons ATGGaggaaatgtgtttaattttgtgtctttttaccCTCGGAGGATCATTTCAGGAAG gtttagcAGTTTTGATCCAAACCCAGCAGACGGTGTTGGCAGCAGTAGGAGAAGATGCTCCTCTCAGCTGTCGGCTCCTGGAAACTAAAGACGTCCAGCAGGTCACCTGGCAGAAAGTGTTGGAGAAAACAGAGAGGAATATTGGTTCCTACAGCCAGTATTTTGGTGAAACAGTGAATCCTGGATTTAAAGATAAAGTTCAGTTTACAGAAGCTGGACTGCAGAAGAACTCTATAGTTATCAGGAACGTTACAGAGCAGGATGCAGGATGTTATCTCTGTCTGTTCAACATCTACCCTGATGGAGCTCTGATAGCTGCAACCTGCCTGGAGGTTTATG AGCTGCATGGACCCTTCATTGACATCAGCAGGTCAAACTCTCCTCCAGGGTTGGATGTGACCTGTTCAGCCACAGGTCGACCTGTTCCCATGGTAACACTGACTGTTCTCCATCAGAACCTCATCTTCTCCCACTACAACACCAGTACAGAGACCAACACTAACGGTACCGTCACCGTCACCACTAAAGTTCTGCTCTCAGATCTCAGCAGCACACAGGTTGGATGTTCAGTGTCAGTGGACTCTGCTGCTCCCAGAGAGCTGCTGGTCACCGTTCCTGAGGTCAAAGATTCGTCTGATGATG GTTTGAACAACCAATCGGAGTCAGATTTCAGAGGTTTCA GATGGCCTCTGATTGTTGTATTCCTGATGTTCCTGATCTGTATTTGTGTTCAATTCAGAAGAATATCTCAGATCAG GAATGTGAAAGCTTCAGAGAACGCCACAGACAATCAGAA tctgGACAACCCACCAGTGTCGACCAAAGACGTCAGACTACGAACATCAGAgaggcagaaacaaaacagcGAGTCCAATTCATCACAATAA